In Sander vitreus isolate 19-12246 chromosome 7, sanVit1, whole genome shotgun sequence, a genomic segment contains:
- the pmelb gene encoding premelanosome protein b gives MWASVVLLVLLAVASHTAAKPRNRFTRYPSWNNKMYPIWKDGDPRYKDSWKGGRVTFNVGNDSPTLTAAKVTFTINLEFPHNQKVQPNGDVVWAEDCIVNGTKYQESEPVYPAQNTDWEAVFPDGTPVKKDKKPAYVFVWKTWGQYWQVADGPSSSLTINTDDIPLGSYTMDIVIYHYRSKEKFIPLGYASNQFSITDQIPFAVSLDQVNDIVAGDMRFIQNRAIAFSITLHDPSQYLSNADITFNWDFGDQSGALISREMTVTHTYINSGSFKPQVVIQAVIPDKACDPPVNPPTKAPGPPTHQGTTVKAAALASAVPILVSTKATGTTVNMVPSDTEEDNTEDEASTAPNTQPTPEAPTVAKTPSPVNGDMPAHSEAKTGAKRPVTLTGQATVVVVAKRDADDKPSDDDCVIYRYGSFCTGIEVFEAIEKVEIVQMDNAVMATPDMDRNVLDITVTCQGSFPKEVCSVILDAECLRPIHTVCNMVEPSKECQLVLHHFFNDSGVYCINVSMANDVSFAVTSAKVSVDIGSGLSSPGTIAMVLGGLVLVLAVGIVAYSYKRFKSYRPLKEELIASAGPQVGRAPARSGASVFWKLLNRRGAVDNCPLLQDRPV, from the exons ATGTGGGCGTCTGTTGTGCTGTTGGTGTTGCTGGCAGTGGCTTCACACACTGCGGCGA AGCCTAGAAACCGTTTCACTCGCTATCCATCATGGAACAATAAAATGTACCCGATCTGGAAAGATGGAGACCCACGATACAAAGACTCCTGGAAAG GTGGAAGAGTGACTTTCAATGTGGGGAACGATTCGCCGACTCTGACTGCAGCCAAAGTGACTTTTACCATCAACTTGGAGTTCCCACACAACCAGAAGGTGCAGCCTAATGGAGACGTTGTTTGGGCCGAAGACTGCATAGTCAACG GGACAAAGTACCAGGAGTCTGAGCCAGTATACCCAGCTCAGAACACAGACTGGGAGGCTGTTTTCCCTGATGGGACACCAGTTAAAAAGGACAAGAAGCCGGCCTACGTGTTTGTCTGGAAGACCTGGG GTCAGTACTGGCAGGTGGCAGACggcccctcttcctccctgacAATCAATACGGATGACATCCCACTGGGCTCCTACACCATGGACATCGTTATCTACCACTACCGTAGCAAGGAGAAGTTCATTCCTCTGGGATACGCCTCCAATCAGTTCTCCATCACTG ATCAAATCCCTTTCGCTGTCTCTCTGGACCAAGTGAACGACATCGTGGCCGGGGACATGCGCTTCATCCAGAACAGGGCAATCGCCTTCTCCATCACCCTCCACGACCCCAGCCAGTACCTCAGCAACGCAGACATCACCTTCAACTGGGACTTTGGCGATCAAAGTGGAGCCCTGATATCCAGAGAGATGACTGTCACTCACACCTACATCAACTCTGGCTCCTTCAAGCCTCAGGTGGTGATTCAGGCGGTCATCCCAGATAAGGCCTGCGACCCACCAGTTAATCCCCCAACCAAAGCCCCTGGTCCACCTACTCATCAGGGCACCACag TGAAAGCTGCTGCACTGGCATCTGCTGTCCCCATACTGGTTTCCACCAAGGCAACTGGTACAACTGTCAACATGGTTCCTTCGGACACAGAGGAGGACAACACTGAGGATGAGGCCTCTACTGCCCCCAACACTCAGCCTACCCCGGAAGCACCCACAGTGGCCAAAACTCCCTCCCCCGTCAACGGTGACATGCCAGCTCACAGTGAGGCAAAGACAG GTGCAAAGCGACCAGTGACCCTGACGGGCCAAGCGACTGTGGTAGTCGTTGCCAAGAGGGACGCTGATGACAAACCCTCCGACGATGACTGTGTCATATATCGTTATGGCTCCTTCTGCACTGGCATCGAAGTGTTTG aGGCCATTGAAAAAGTAGAGATTGTACAAATGGACAACGCTGTGATGGCAACACCGGACATGGACAGAAATGTGTTGGATATCACTGTTACCTGCCAGGGAAG CTTTCCCAAAGAGGTGTGCAGCGTGATTCTGGATGCAGAGTGCTTGAGGCCGATTCACACAGTGTGCAACATGGTGGAGCCCTCCAAAGAGTGCCAGCTGGTGTTGCATCACTTCTTCAATGACTCTGGTGTCTACTGCATCAACGTGTCCATGGCCAACGACGTCAGTTTTGCTGTCACCAGTGCCAAAGTCAGCGTCGACATAG GTTCAGGTCTGTCCTCTCCTGGTACCATCGCCATGGTGTTGGGTGGCCTGGTACTTGTTCTAGCAGTAGGAATAGTGGCATATTCTTACAA GCGCTTTAAGTCCTACCGTCCTCTGAAAGAAGAACTGATAGCGTCTGCAGGCCCGCAGGTGGGCCGGGCTCCTGCCCGCTCTGGAGCCTCTGTGTTCTGGAAGCTTCTGAACAGACGGGGAGCTGTGGACAACTGCCCTCTGCTGCAGGACCGACCTGTGTGA
- the LOC144521325 gene encoding tubulin alpha chain-like, protein MRECISIHVGQAGVQIGNACWELYCLEHGIQPDGQMPSDKTLGGGDDSFNTFFSETGAGKHVPRAVFVDLEPTVIDEVRTGTYRQLFHPEQLITGKEDAANNYARGHYTIGKEIIDLVLDRIRKLADQCTGLQGFLVFHSFGGGTGSGFTSLLMERLSVDYGKKSKLEFSIYPAPQVSTAVVEPYNSILTTHTTLEHSDCAFMVDNEAIYDICRRNLDIERPSYTNLNRLISQIVSSITASLRFDGALNVDLTEFQTNLVPYPRIHFPLATYAPVISAEKAYHEQLSVSEITNACFEPANQMVKCDPRHGKYMACCLLFRGDVVPKDVNAAIATIKTKRTIQFVDWCPTGFKVGINYQPPTVVPGGDLAKVQRAVCMLSNTTAIAEAWARLDHKFDLMYAKRAFVHWYVGEGMEEGEFSEAREDMAALEKDYEEVGVDSIEGEGEEEGEEY, encoded by the exons CGTGAGTGCATCTCCATCCACGTCGGTCAGGCTGGTGTCCAGATTGGCAATGCCTGCTGGGAGCTTTACTGCCTGGAACATGGGATCCAGCCGGACGGACAGATGCCCAGTGACAAGACTCTCGGAGGTGGAGATGATTCCTTCAACACCTTCTTCAGTGAGACTGGAGCTGGAAAACACGTCCCCAGAGCTGTATTTGTCGACCTGGAGCCCACTGTCATCG ATGAGGTGCGTACTGGGACCTACCGCCAGCTGTTCCACCCTGAGCAGCTGATCACCGGCAAGGAGGATGCTGCCAACAACTACGCCCGTGGACACTACACCATCGGCAAAGAGATCATCGACCTGGTGCTGGACCGGATCCGCAAACTG GCTGACCAGTGCACCGGCCTTCAGGGCTTCCTGGTTTTCCACAGCTTCGGAGGTGGCACCGGCTCTGGTTTCACCTCCCTGCTGATGGAGCGTCTGTCTGTCGACTACGGCAAGAAGTCCAAGCTGGAGTTCTCCATCTACCCAGCTCCCCAGGTGTCCACGGCTGTGGTGGAGCCCTACAACTCCATCCTGACCACCCACACCACCCTGGAGCACTCTGACTGTGCCTTCATGGTGGACAACGAGGCCATCTACGATATCTGCCGTAGGAACCTCGATATCGAGCGTCCTTCTTACACCAACCTCAACAGGTTGATCAGCCAGATTGTGTCCTCCATCACTGCCTCCCTTCGTTTCGACGGTGCTCTCAACGTTGATCTGACAGAGTTCCAGACCAACTTGGTGCCATATCCCCGTATCCACTTCCCTCTGGCCACCTATGCCCCTGTCATCTCTGCTGAGAAGGCTTACCATGAGCAGCTCTCAGTGTCAGAAATCACCAACGCCTGCTTTGAACCAGCCAACCAGATGGTTAAATGTGACCCTCGCCACGGCAAATACATGGCTTGTTGCCTGCTGTTCCGTGGCGATGTGGTGCCCAAAGATGTAAATGCTGCCATCGCCACCATTAAAACCAAGCGCACAATCCAGTTTGTGGACTGGTGCCCCACTGGTTTCAAGGTGGGCATCAACTACCAGCCGCCCACTGTAGTTCCTGGTGGAGACCTGGCCAAGGTCCAGAGGGCTGTGTGCATGCTGAGCAACACCACTGCTATTGCAGAGGCCTGGGCTCGGCTTGACCACAAGTTTGATCTGATGTACGCTAAGCGTGCCTTTGTTCACTGGTATGTGGGTGAGGGTATGGAGGAGGGAGAGTTCTCTGAGGCCAGAGAGGACATGGCAGCTCTGGAGAAGGATTATGAGGAGGTTGGAGTCGACTCTattgagggggagggagaggaggaaggagaggaataTTAA